aatatacgcgattaaaatccgttataactagttttatttaaatgtgtaataatcgcgaaaatttaagactacattatacaaataagtCAGTTGACAATGAGCTgttttgtactttttatatatacatacatgtatagtaTTAGATGTATATAGGTAACCAGTGCATAATTGAAATTGTAATTCACAGCCGCATTGCGCATGTACTCGTATAGTTGGCTACTTTCAGTACATCCGACGTTATTTCTTACATActacatcatatatatttattgccaTTCGGTTCATCCAACGTTCCTCGTACCCGATATTAGTGACGTAGCATGTGTGATTGCATGCAAGTTCGCATGTGAAAATCGCTTTGCGATGTTACATGTCGGACATAATTCACACGCGGAATTTCCCTCCTAGAAATACGGCCTGGGGCACCgaaatacaacaaataaatcattaataatgtTGTCAAACCGTGATTTTCCTGTGGTTAGAAAACGAGATCTTAAACCTAACTAAGCACTATTGAAATTACATGTGctcaattagtttttataatgagGTGAAATAAAGCAGTGTCTTAATTcagtgaaattctgccatatgtgtaccGATCGAGCTATCAACAGCTAACTGACAAATACTATTGTTATTTAGTCCTTAATGAAGAAAATCCTGAAGTCGGTTCTTATTGCTCGTGTAGAGATGGGGTGGACATCTTATactcagataaaaaaaaatcaaaaaatattttcatatcttCGAATTTTATTGGAAATTACATCATTTTCTTTagcaaattatttgaatttctcAATTCATCTGTCATCATTCATCTGTGAAGAACATAAATGTGGGTGTAAAATTTCAGAGTTCGCTTAAAATGATCCTCTTCAACAGGTATGTGGACGAGTTACTTTACTGGTCCGGTCGTCGTATGCGACTCGACGAATTCCTGCGGGGAGACTTGACGGGGGAGCGTCTACCCACCACTTGGGTCAGCTCCCATCAGCTCGTGTACCAAGCGGACGACGGCGGTCTGTTAGCGCTCGATACCTTCAACAATTCCCTCACTGTACTCGTCACGAATCACACTCTCGTAAGTTTTATGTGTTtattgttagcatatttattttttaatatgatcatattttattattttcctgtattaaaaatattatcatcataaatagttcgatttaaatagttgttacaatttacgttgattgtcaacatccggttttgactaaactaatttattttttaaatatatcaaaaccggatgttgctacagtcgaaggaggggcgtgtaaacttTTAATACTAGGATATAGcctataaataagttatttgacaatgcgaaaaataaagtgtcaaatattgtaatcagtttatattatgagtttaaaaatggttatttattaacgaaagttcaaAATGATActtcatttattcataaatctataaataaaaatgcatttttttaaacatttatcacgtgacacaaaacgctcctaattggtcgggcttatgatgaagtcacttgattgttaaccttgcttgcctactatgtgtaccacagattaaaatacaggcaagttaCGTCACAAATCCCTAcctatagaatatttaatatgatatatttcggAAAAtctgtactagaaataaaaaaacaactttaaaaatagtcaaatagcctattgtcatTCTTACATTAATCGTCGGCATGGAAGGATCGAGCAAAGAATCAATCTTCTATCGCTTTTTATTGTGAATCACTTCATGATAAATTAactattgattgtgaggagagtttttgttttataacaacattattttaaGTAGATTAGATTGGATTTAAATCCAAAAGCAAGATTTCAAATGCAGACAAACACTACTGAATTTATGCGTGCTAAATTCGTTTATAACTCATCGCGTGCACAGTGAAAGGGTTCGTGATGCATCTGTTGTACACTACTGCATACGTAACTATAGAGAACCATCGAGGTGGAACAAATTCCGAACCATCTCCTTAAGAGAGAAGGAGAGCCTCTATCCAATTGTTAAACGTCTGTGAAGCATTATTAGAATCtgttataatacttttaaattaattaatctcttTTCTTATAAGTTAAAAGTATTGACAGATTTTGACTTTTATTAAAGTGTCAATATACAATCATAAAATAACTGTGATTTTTGTTTCGAAATTTTAGTTATTGTAATTAGTATCGAGTTTGGATTTTACGTACGACGTACATTTTATACTTGATTCTTGCAATAATAGTACCTACTAAcatctgtaaatataaatattttcgttataaatatatgaaaagtcAAGAATATCAAACAAAGTTCCGAAATGATAACTAGctaatatctaaatatactcTTATTACTTTGACAGAAATGAAAAAGATGTTATTAAAACTCGTCAGTTTCTCGaaaataacaatgtatttaaaacgTAAAGAAGTTAAAACAGTGGACCGCAAACGCAATATCTGAAAGAACAAAGTAGAAAGTAATCACAGTTCAAGAAATGTCTTGATCTAAACTTCATTTGCAACTTgtggaaaataaaattagttctacatttaacattttcattcgatttaaatattttatatatgtgtggTGTTTGTAGAACGAATAATACATTgtgttcattaataaatatttatatgtttgttataatCAACACAATTGTAAATTGTTTAGAGAATTTCAAAATTTACCTGACCGGAAtacgtatattaatttaaggatCTTAAAAtgtgttagtttttttaaactttataaatatttatcataattttcgctaaatatttatatatttaaatcataatatatttaattgaagtaGACTCTTATTAGTTCTCACATGTACATTCATTCATATatcaaatgatatataaaatcatcATTGCACAAAAAAAAGGTTAACTAACAGATATGAGATGACTATGTACATTCACATTTTTATCATTCATATACacgtagtaataataaataatggaatAAAGGCATTTTGTATGGGAACGACGAATTCCAAGctgttttatgtaataataatattattccgTCAGATGAAGCATAAAAATAAAGACTTTAAAATTTTACGACGTACCTAAGCAGTTAGGAAACaaagttttaaatgttatgCAGCGTGGGAATTGCTAAAGCGCCTCTTAAAATTATCCCGTAAATTTTCCTAGAAACTGAGTCCGGTCAAAGTTCCGTAGTTTCAAACAATGCAAATTCAATTTCCCCACCTGAATTGCCTGTTAGCATCGTGCGAGGTGCGCAGTGTAAGCTGGCTGCTGGCTGCCAATACCGGTCACAAACTGCGGGAAAACCGCATATTACTTAGACGAGCTTCGAGTAGCCGCGTGGTATTAGATGTGACActgtatattaatatcataagacATCGTATATAACATGCTCCTATCTGCCCGCCCTACACGGTCATAAATAGATTGCCCAAAGTTTTAGTACTTGTTGGGTCACGTATttagttttcaaaatattttataatgtacttattttcaatttttgaaattttattaaacttctGTAAATATCAAGCTATACTTAAATACTATTGAATCACATTATTGTGTGTATACGAGTATGTATATCCCTgccataacatacatacataattatagttCATATTGAAGACCAAACAAGGAAAAAATCTTGTTTTTCTGGGCCACGGCCTTCGTAGGACAACCTTGCAGGTTTCATTAtaatcaaatgaatattttaggAATTTTAGGATTTAGGAACAAgacaaaatttgaaatattgattgatataaaattattgtaattacgtagacaatattaaataattctataaaatgacaattcgaAATTActtagatttttatttgattattttatatatatattattatactggaGAGTCCATGTGATTGGTCGTTATCTCAGGAACTACAAGTTAGATTTGagtaataagtttaaatttttattttaatctttttgagagtttatataaaaaagtttcttaattttcaaaatgaaatgaCAAATTCTCAAAATAATTACCTGACTCATATGTACCAATCTTaatttctatattcaaaatatatttttttcaaactgaACATAAAACCAACAACGCATAAAGAAATGTTACGCTTTTTAATGCtgtttattgtttatacatCCAGAGGCAGCTCAATGTACGCGGATATCAGTGTTCTCCAAACCTTCGCTATGTGTTGTTCCAACACAATATCAAGGAGGTACGTCTATATAGttcttaaaaagtaattaaattaattttcatttcttgTAACGTGATTACAGTAATACCGGGTAAGTACCGCagtatggtaagtggtcacatctGCCTAATTTTCAATGGTATACCCTAATGCACACAAGGTGTGAAGCTAGCACAGGTGCACTATCCTTTTCTCACTTCCATAATTCAGCATTATTCTTGCACAAACAGCTTTACTTGAGAGCGTTAATAGTTCTCTCAATATTTCGTTCTTGATCCAATCGGAATATCCAGGCATCAAACCATTATCACCAACTAGACAAAAGCCTAAGCCgtaaagaaatatgaactattattGACGCTGCGAATTCGTCGCCAACTATAAaatctaagatgttacgtcccttgggCCTGTAATTACACTCGCTCACTCGCCCCTTAAGTGGAAAACATAAAGTATTGTACCCAAAGGTAATATTATAACAGGAGATTGATATCGCAAATAAACGTCActatttatgttataggtttaTCGACGAACCTTCACGGCACACTACACAgtttatgacgtcacaaatGAGTAAGACTTTTCATGTGCGATAATTTATAGTCTTgtagaattttaatattattttaaatgtgccTTGGAAATGCTTCTAGATGCTTACAATGTGCTTATGGATGTTAGTTATTTGTGTTTGAAGCTTCATAGAATAGcgatatgtttaaatttactttttaatactaTATGATATGGCTACATATATAGAGTGGATGGAAATAAACAGGGTGCGGTCTGTGCCCTGAGCTAAAAGGGCGCTGTTATTTCAATAATCGCTCGAAAGGCTCTTCCGCTCCATAAACGAGCGAGAATTTTATTAAGTACGAATTAATTGTAAGAATTAACTCTAATATCTATAATTAGAAtctttattacatgtatattattaagatgATTGGAGTAATGTTCTTGTATACCTAAGAATACAGTTTTGCAAGGTGCCAGAAAACACTAGCGTAAAATAATTCCTATAATATGACATGtggtaagaaaaaaaattaacgatgtGGCATGACATTGAAGtttaagattttgtttatttgatttcaGAAGTTATTATGCACGTTTTgaacgaacattttttttaacgtttCAGCATGTTCCAAATATAGAtcttttattaatcatattttaatatttatactagaAGTTGAAAGACAAAAGGAGGTTCAATGcgcatttatataatgtttaagcTAAGTTGAAAAGTAAAAAGATGTCTCCCGTAACTTACAGTCGagatttattgtttttcaagTTCCTCTACAAAGACCTTTCTTTAAAGCGGACTTATTTACTTActtctaaataaatttgtttcagAACTGTACTACACTCTTTTAGAGGACAATTTCCAAatctattcgaaatttaaatattcaaataattaaaattgttccaaaaacaatgatattctagttTTATGAAATATGCTTTTTGGTAAGTTTTATTATCATCCCTTAAATAAAACCTTGTTTTTCTTAGCCACCACATCCCCTTGTTCGGTGAAGGTCAAAGCAGTTGGGAATGGCAGCACGCGGCGTGGCTCGGTACAGAGGGGGCACTATTGCTCGTCGCAGATAACGAGGTCCTCGCCAGACCAGCACCCCCAGCTCGGAGGGCACCTCTGCTCCGTCTTACAACCGATGCTAGTCCGGGTCGCGTGTACAATGGAGTATCGGATTGGTTATACCAAGGTACGAATTCTCTTAGACATTTGACGCAAAACTAATTTACTAGATGCACAAATTTCTTATTGCAAGAATTCAATTTAGCTTTATATCTAAAATAGTATTATGTTCTTTACAGAGGAGGTGACAAAAACAGCATCAGCGACTTGGGGATCTACAGACGGCACATTCGTTTTGTACGTCCAATATGATGATAGCAAGGTTTCGGAGCTGAGATTTCCTCACATATCCGAAGGGATAGGTGGCACTGGTGCGTCCAGATCAGGCTTCCTGCTCCCGACCCTCAACAACAGTATTCCATCTGTCTTCCCTGATCACATCACTGTGAGATACCCCACGGTAAATATCTCACGATCACGATATATAGTTATGTGTTTTTGTAACTCTTTGTctgataaatacttttttgattCTCAGCCTGGCAGCTCCATACCTCAAGTGACTTTATGGATAATAGCCGTTCAAAATGTAACTTCACCTCCCAGATGGGAAGTCAAGCCTCCTAGTACATTAGATGGAATGTAAGAACAGTTCATTTgcttattctattattttataccgTAAAGCtatcatttaaaacattaataatccTAATGCCGTTATTATGGCATTAGTGacaaaattaagttatttacgtaaataaatattttattgtcgtTTTCAGTGAATATTATCTCATATCAGCCCAATGGGTGGGCAAAGAAAATTCCCACATTGGTGTAGTATGGATGAACCGAGCTCAAAATTATACCGTTTACAGCAGCTGTTATGCACCAAATTGGACGTGCACAGAGGTACCAAGggcttagtttttttttaaataattcttaaacaATACAGTACTATTCTAAGATTGATTGTTTCGTAGACGCATTCTGAAAAGGCGACTGATGAACCTTGGCTTGAAGTCCATCAACAACCTGTTTATTCGGAGGACGGCAGCGCATTTCTACTTCTAGCAGCAGTACAAGAAGGCGGAGGCCAATactatacacatataaaacatGTCGATGTATTGCGCCAGCGCATGGCTGTCTTGTCACACGGTAAAGTGGAAGTCGCGAAGATCCTGGCGTGGGATCAGGAAAatcatttagtttattatttaggtAAGAATATTTACCTTtggatactaaatattttttattttggtacattCATATattcgtttttcttttattgaagGTTTTGACAACGAAAAGTTTCACTCACATAATCAGGAACCTGATATGGCCACCGAAGCTAATCGAATTAAGTATAAGAATTCATTGCAGCTGAGTGGTGTTTGTTGAATAGTGCAGTTGCCTCAGTTACTAACCTGATGTCATTTAGTTCACCTTATTTGCTTAGCTCATTGTCTCTTTAGTTccaaaaagcatattattttatattgtgtattaGAAGTGTGTTGGAGTTGTGTAAGCTGTCACATTTGTGGATTTTGGTTTGAGCCTTGTTCCATTAAAATTGTGGTTTTGAAATATGATTTCTATTATAGGTAGTGCAGATAGACCGGGACAGAGACAAGTGTACGTGGTGCGAGATCCGAGCTACGGTGGAGGAAGCAACTCCGTTAGGGCCCGCGCTGAGCGAGAGGAGCCGCGTTGCTTGACTTGCGAGCTTGCCGTGTGGCCCGCTCGCTTGCATTACGCGAACTGCACCTTCTGGAGTGCCACCTTCTCTCCTGCGAAACCAAAGCTAGGAATAACGCACTATGTTCTTGAATGTATGGGCCCTGGTCCACCGCTTGCTGGACTTCATGACGCTAGAACACATAAGTTAGAAAGAATATTATACGATACGAGGCCTTATAGGTGAGATTTGCTATATTCCTAGCAATTATTagatttatcttaaaatatttatcataatgaaAACGaacgatgtattttttaaatggtataaatatatgcattttaatatatcttcttCATTACAATCTTCAGATCAGTACGATTACGTGAGTTGGCATTACCAACGAGAAGATCGTTTGACGTGCAGTTAAGTAGTGGGTCCAAAGCCCGAGTACAACTGTTCCTTCCGCCTTCATGGCGAGAGGAACTTCGTGATGCTGCCTTTCCAGTTCTCGTTCATGTGTAAGATATATTGAATATGGTAGAATAGTTTTTCTGGTTCTGATGCTgaatgtaccaaaataacaaattttgacTTTGACATTGGTCTAAACGTTATGGAATGCGATTTTTTGGTAAGTGATTGGAAAATGACATCAGTTTAAAGTACATTAATGATTGCAGGGATGGAcggcctggaagtcaacaagtaacCGACCAGTTTCTTGTAGACTGGGGAACGTATATGTCCTCACGTAATGACGTAGTTTACGTTAAATTAGACGTAGCAGGAGCAAGAGGTCTTCCTCGAGCACTGCTCCGCGGTCGCCTCGGTGGAGTCGAGGTGGCTGACCAGTTGGCTGTTATTAGGCAAGTTTATTgtcaatattatagtattaacattatattatagaagTAACTACTTCTAAACATAACACTTTCCTTACTATAATTACGAACGAGCacgttatacaaaataaaaaatatttcaatttttacttTCAGATATTTATTAGAAACCTTCAAATTTTTGGATGTAACACGTGTAGCTGTTTGGGGTTGGGGCTACGGCGGCTACGTAACGGCGATGCTTTTGGGCTCTCAACAATCCACGCTAAAGTGCGGTATAGCCGTCTCGCCGATAACGGACTGGCTGTATTACAGTAAGCGTTTcgatattttctaaaatataaactcACGAATAAACTAAACCTAACGAACCAAGTTCGTTCTAGCACTTTATACATCAAACGTGAAAGCTTTAAGTGTACTTTACTGACGCGTTTCACTCTCAGCTTTTTACTGATTTGCAATCCTCTACACAATTTTGTCGTTGAAAAATATACCATTTTAAAGGTAATTAATTcactcatatttaaaattttacctgTGTTctaaagttttcttaataaataatatttgcgtataagtataaataattaattgattacaaGACCAAACTAAAAACCCGAGTAGGATAATACCGATTAATAAGGTGAGGTTCTTTCTTGTTGAAGAAATATGAGTCTGTATACTGATTATGCcagtttttatataacaaaactagcgacccgccccggcttctcaCGCCGAAAACTGtaaatgtttttctaatattttgtgcatgtattatacatataaatctcttgaatcaatctatctagtaaagaaaccgcatcaaaatctattgtgtaattttaaagatctaagcatacataggtaatagaatcgagatggcccagtggttagaacgcgtgcatcttaactgatgattccgggttcaaacccaggcaagcaccgctgattcatgtgcttaatttgtctttataattcatctcgtgctcagcagtgaaggaaaacatcgtaaggaaacctgcatgtgacaa
The nucleotide sequence above comes from Vanessa cardui chromosome 7, ilVanCard2.1, whole genome shotgun sequence. Encoded proteins:
- the LOC124531268 gene encoding inactive dipeptidyl peptidase 10 isoform X1, producing the protein MHATGHTDRSGGGGGGGSWRLPPDETLQVADPKSAKEEDLYPGDGHNWRSIIFSLMVISFVIAGIVTAIYLLGYVDELLYWSGRRMRLDEFLRGDLTGERLPTTWVSSHQLVYQADDGGLLALDTFNNSLTVLVTNHTLRQLNVRGYQCSPNLRYVLFQHNIKEVYRRTFTAHYTVYDVTNDHHIPLFGEGQSSWEWQHAAWLGTEGALLLVADNEVLARPAPPARRAPLLRLTTDASPGRVYNGVSDWLYQEEVTKTASATWGSTDGTFVLYVQYDDSKVSELRFPHISEGIGGTGASRSGFLLPTLNNSIPSVFPDHITVRYPTPGSSIPQVTLWIIAVQNVTSPPRWEVKPPSTLDGIEYYLISAQWVGKENSHIGVVWMNRAQNYTVYSSCYAPNWTCTETHSEKATDEPWLEVHQQPVYSEDGSAFLLLAAVQEGGGQYYTHIKHVDVLRQRMAVLSHGKVEVAKILAWDQENHLVYYLGFDNEKFHSHNQEPDMATEANRSSADRPGQRQVYVVRDPSYGGGSNSVRARAEREEPRCLTCELAVWPARLHYANCTFWSATFSPAKPKLGITHYVLECMGPGPPLAGLHDARTHKLERILYDTRPYRSVRLRELALPTRRSFDVQLSSGSKARVQLFLPPSWREELRDAAFPVLVHVDGRPGSQQVTDQFLVDWGTYMSSRNDVVYVKLDVAGARGLPRALLRGRLGGVEVADQLAVIRYLLETFKFLDVTRVAVWGWGYGGYVTAMLLGSQQSTLKCGIAVSPITDWLYYNAAFTERILGMPSINYKGYVEADASQRAHHVPRHALYLIHGMADMSAPYPHALQLARALTDAGVLFRYQAYADEGHDLKGVIEHVYRSMEDYLRECLSLDPEDTKLPPPDR
- the LOC124531268 gene encoding inactive dipeptidyl peptidase 10 isoform X2 — its product is MHATGHTDRSGGGGGGGSWRLPPDETLQVADPKSAKEEDLYPGDGHNWRSIIFSLMVISFVIAGIVTAIYLLGYVDELLYWSGRRMRLDEFLRGDLTGERLPTTWVSSHQLVYQADDGGLLALDTFNNSLTVLVTNHTLRQLNVRGYQCSPNLRYVLFQHNIKEVYRRTFTAHYTVYDVTNDHHIPLFGEGQSSWEWQHAAWLGTEGALLLVADNEVLARPAPPARRAPLLRLTTDASPGRVYNGVSDWLYQEEVTKTASATWGSTDGTFVLYVQYDDSKVSELRFPHISEGIGGTGASRSGFLLPTLNNSIPSVFPDHITVRYPTPGSSIPQVTLWIIAVQNVTSPPRWEVKPPSTLDGIEYYLISAQWVGKENSHIGVVWMNRAQNYTVYSSCYAPNWTCTETHSEKATDEPWLEVHQQPVYSEDGSAFLLLAAVQEGGGQYYTHIKHVDVLRQRMAVLSHGKVEVAKILAWDQENHLVYYLGSADRPGQRQVYVVRDPSYGGGSNSVRARAEREEPRCLTCELAVWPARLHYANCTFWSATFSPAKPKLGITHYVLECMGPGPPLAGLHDARTHKLERILYDTRPYRSVRLRELALPTRRSFDVQLSSGSKARVQLFLPPSWREELRDAAFPVLVHVDGRPGSQQVTDQFLVDWGTYMSSRNDVVYVKLDVAGARGLPRALLRGRLGGVEVADQLAVIRYLLETFKFLDVTRVAVWGWGYGGYVTAMLLGSQQSTLKCGIAVSPITDWLYYNAAFTERILGMPSINYKGYVEADASQRAHHVPRHALYLIHGMADMSAPYPHALQLARALTDAGVLFRYQAYADEGHDLKGVIEHVYRSMEDYLRECLSLDPEDTKLPPPDR